One genomic segment of Mycolicibacterium gilvum includes these proteins:
- a CDS encoding plasmid pRiA4b ORF-3 family protein, with product MTTRSHLRVVTDLESRPDLRHPRRRDVVVYRVRVDIDDADPPIWRCIDFRSDLTLDVVHQVLQVAFDWTDSHLHRFSLGGGAFDRDSQLFLCPYDVEEADFEDDGVPAAETRLDETLTTPGDALHYLYDYGDNWELTLHLEQVLPAEGEYAVALVVGGERAAPPEDCGHLVDAVGLAEVLPDPARFEQDRINDALRGPYFVLRDAKVDPRLVDLVHQLAYTAHGDSLSQAALALTGEPISLEAADLVGHLRGFQWFLDRAADGGIPLTGAGYLKPADVVEASKVVPVMADWIGAKNREAHCYPLLQFREAVQDLGLLRKVKGTLVLTKAGRAAQRDVNALWEHLASRSNPKPGDRFQVQASLVMLAYAAASPDKQLPLSTIAAILTELGWRHANGTPVTGSVVRDLPAYEVLINVTDQPATWRRRDIVSPIAAALARRALGG from the coding sequence ATGACGACCCGCTCGCACCTGCGTGTGGTGACCGACCTGGAGTCGCGGCCCGATCTGCGGCACCCGCGGCGACGTGATGTCGTCGTGTACCGGGTCAGGGTGGACATCGACGACGCCGATCCGCCGATCTGGCGGTGTATCGATTTTCGCTCGGATCTGACGTTGGACGTGGTACATCAGGTCCTGCAGGTGGCGTTCGACTGGACCGACTCCCATCTGCACCGCTTCTCGCTCGGCGGCGGGGCCTTCGACCGAGACAGCCAACTGTTTCTGTGCCCGTACGACGTCGAGGAGGCCGACTTCGAGGACGACGGCGTTCCTGCCGCCGAGACCCGTCTGGACGAAACCCTCACTACTCCTGGCGATGCGCTGCACTACCTCTACGACTACGGCGACAACTGGGAGCTGACGCTGCACCTGGAGCAGGTGCTGCCCGCCGAGGGTGAGTACGCGGTGGCGCTGGTCGTCGGCGGTGAACGGGCCGCCCCGCCGGAGGACTGCGGGCACCTGGTCGACGCGGTAGGCCTCGCCGAGGTGCTTCCCGACCCCGCCCGTTTCGAGCAGGATCGGATCAACGACGCGCTGCGCGGCCCGTACTTCGTGTTGCGCGACGCGAAGGTCGACCCGCGTCTGGTCGACCTGGTTCACCAGCTCGCCTACACCGCGCATGGCGACAGCCTGTCTCAGGCGGCGCTCGCGCTGACCGGGGAACCCATCTCGCTTGAGGCGGCGGATCTGGTCGGCCACCTGCGCGGCTTCCAGTGGTTCTTGGATCGGGCGGCAGACGGCGGCATCCCGCTGACCGGGGCGGGCTACCTCAAACCGGCAGACGTGGTGGAGGCGTCGAAAGTGGTTCCGGTGATGGCGGATTGGATCGGAGCGAAGAACCGCGAGGCGCACTGTTACCCGCTGCTGCAATTCCGCGAGGCAGTGCAGGATCTGGGACTGCTCCGCAAGGTCAAGGGCACACTGGTGCTCACGAAAGCCGGCCGAGCCGCCCAGCGCGATGTCAACGCGTTATGGGAGCACCTGGCCAGTCGGTCGAACCCCAAGCCCGGCGACAGGTTCCAGGTGCAGGCCAGCCTGGTGATGCTCGCCTACGCCGCGGCGTCCCCGGATAAGCAACTTCCGCTGAGCACAATCGCCGCGATCCTCACCGAACTCGGGTGGCGCCACGCGAACGGAACTCCCGTCACCGGATCCGTCGTGCGCGACCTCCCCGCATACGAGGTTCTGATCAACGTCACCGATCAGCCCGCCACCTGGCGTCGGCGTGACATCGTCAGTCCGATAGCGGCCGCGTTGGCACGGAGGGCGCTCGGCGGTTGA